Proteins encoded within one genomic window of Halorussus salilacus:
- the tnpA gene encoding IS200/IS605 family transposase, with product MVKSTRHAKYELYYHIVFVPKYRRSHLTGETKERLEAIFAEICEDKGLELAESEVMPDHVHLFIGSPPKNAPSLIVNWVKGISARKYNQRYDDRVKWTRSYYVGTAGSTSKGAVEQYIAEQEGDDA from the coding sequence ATGGTAAAGAGTACCCGTCACGCGAAATACGAACTCTACTACCACATAGTGTTCGTGCCGAAATATCGGCGTTCGCACCTGACGGGGGAGACGAAGGAACGTCTCGAAGCCATCTTCGCGGAAATCTGCGAGGACAAAGGCCTCGAACTGGCCGAGTCCGAGGTCATGCCTGACCACGTACACCTGTTTATCGGAAGCCCACCGAAAAACGCCCCGTCACTCATCGTCAACTGGGTCAAGGGGATCTCGGCGCGGAAGTATAACCAGCGGTACGACGACCGCGTGAAGTGGACTCGTTCGTACTACGTCGGAACGGCTGGAAGTACCTCGAAAGGCGCTGTCGAACAATACATCGCTGAACAGGAGGGTGATGACGCATGA